In one Aeromicrobium wangtongii genomic region, the following are encoded:
- a CDS encoding LacI family DNA-binding transcriptional regulator produces the protein MTVAQVRDVAARAGVSPATVSNAMNHPEKVSPRTLARIQSAIDELGYIRNDAARQLRAGTNQAIGMLLHDIANPFFTDVAGGVEDVLLAGQRPLILGNSSQDPRRETTYLDLFEQQRMSGVLIAPVGDVLGRLRRLRDRGTHVVLVHPTTRADEFSSVAIDDQMGGRIATEHLLETGRRRIAFIGPTANPAQIGHRLAAGRTAVETHGSGEIVLVATDTMSAAAGSSGAEQLLALPTKQHPDAIFAANDLVALGVLQALTVRGVKVPDDIAIIGYDDTDFAASAAIPLSSVRQPARTMGSISASLLLDVVADPAASRVQHITLQPELVVRRSTSG, from the coding sequence ATGACCGTCGCCCAGGTGCGGGATGTCGCCGCTCGCGCGGGCGTCTCCCCTGCCACCGTGTCCAATGCGATGAACCATCCGGAGAAGGTCTCCCCGCGCACCCTGGCGCGGATCCAGTCGGCGATCGACGAGCTCGGGTACATCCGCAACGATGCGGCGCGGCAGCTGCGAGCGGGCACGAACCAGGCGATCGGCATGCTCCTGCACGACATCGCCAACCCGTTCTTCACCGACGTGGCAGGCGGGGTCGAGGACGTCCTGCTCGCCGGTCAGCGACCGCTCATCCTGGGCAACAGCTCCCAGGATCCCCGCCGGGAGACCACCTACCTCGACCTGTTCGAGCAGCAGCGGATGTCCGGTGTGCTGATCGCTCCCGTGGGGGACGTCCTCGGCCGGCTCAGACGCCTTCGGGACCGCGGCACCCACGTCGTGCTGGTTCACCCGACGACCCGGGCCGACGAGTTCTCATCGGTCGCGATCGACGACCAGATGGGCGGCCGCATCGCGACGGAGCATCTGCTGGAGACCGGCCGCCGTCGCATCGCCTTCATCGGCCCCACCGCGAACCCGGCGCAGATCGGCCACCGGCTCGCCGCCGGACGCACCGCGGTCGAGACCCACGGCAGCGGCGAGATCGTCCTCGTCGCGACCGACACGATGAGCGCCGCGGCCGGCAGCAGCGGTGCCGAGCAGCTGCTGGCGCTGCCCACCAAACAGCATCCCGACGCGATCTTCGCCGCCAACGACCTGGTCGCGCTGGGGGTTCTGCAGGCGCTGACCGTGCGCGGCGTCAAGGTGCCCGACGACATCGCGATCATCGGCTACGACGACACCGACTTCGCCGCATCCGCCGCGATCCCGTTGTCGTCCGTACGCCAGCCGGCGCGCACGATGGGCTCGATCTCGGCCTCGCTGCTGCTCGACGTCGTCGCCGACCCAGCCGCGTCCCGCGTCCAGCACATCACCCTGCAGCCCGAGCTCGTCGTCCGCCGCTCGACCAGCGGATAG